A genome region from Syntrophaceae bacterium includes the following:
- the flgK gene encoding flagellar hook-associated protein FlgK, translating into MSGIYQILNTAKEGLLAAQVGMAVTGANVTNAHTPGYVRQRAVMAATSPGAAAGSDIQTGVEVTTIERLYNRFIELQMVEQSSQVGEASIRKETLDRIETIFNETDGGGLNELMNRFWSAWEDLSANPAGQVERTALANAADSLAGMFREYAGELYSIRADCNTQVAAAVGELNGYLADIASLNGKIIEGLSGGVNVNNLLDQRSALLKKAAGLIDIQYVEEAGGAVNVLTSDGRSLVQGIASWQLGVQVRSDGYYDVVYADNPAAPINGTIGGGKLAGLIGMRDTAAKGYQDALDSLAGAMVDAVNTLHASGFDGYRNAGGTFFDPLGATGARDMRVSAAVLGDPNRIAASATVQADGDNARAIAGIRDSILMGGVATLGEFYASLVGQIGRDATEAARREAHETGVMTQMENAWEQTSGVSIDEEMMSLIKYQMSYQAAARLAKAADEILQSLLEMT; encoded by the coding sequence ATGTCCGGCATCTACCAGATCCTCAACACGGCGAAGGAAGGCCTCCTGGCGGCCCAGGTCGGCATGGCGGTGACGGGCGCCAACGTCACCAACGCCCACACGCCCGGTTACGTCCGGCAGCGGGCCGTCATGGCGGCGACCAGCCCCGGCGCAGCGGCCGGCAGCGACATCCAGACCGGCGTGGAGGTCACGACGATCGAGCGGCTCTACAACCGCTTCATCGAGCTCCAGATGGTCGAGCAGTCCTCCCAGGTCGGAGAGGCCTCGATCCGCAAGGAGACCCTGGACCGCATCGAGACGATCTTCAACGAGACCGACGGCGGGGGCCTCAACGAGCTGATGAACCGGTTCTGGAGCGCCTGGGAAGACCTCTCGGCCAACCCCGCGGGGCAGGTGGAGCGGACGGCCCTGGCCAACGCCGCGGACAGCCTGGCCGGGATGTTCCGGGAGTACGCCGGCGAATTGTACAGTATCCGGGCCGACTGCAACACGCAGGTGGCCGCGGCGGTCGGCGAGCTCAACGGGTACCTCGCCGACATCGCCTCCCTGAACGGGAAGATCATCGAGGGCCTGAGCGGCGGCGTGAACGTCAACAACCTCCTGGACCAGCGCTCGGCGCTGCTCAAGAAAGCGGCCGGGCTCATCGATATCCAGTACGTGGAGGAGGCGGGCGGGGCCGTCAACGTCCTGACCTCCGACGGCCGGTCCCTCGTCCAGGGGATCGCCTCGTGGCAGCTGGGCGTCCAGGTCCGGAGCGACGGCTACTACGACGTCGTCTATGCCGACAACCCGGCGGCCCCCATCAACGGCACCATCGGCGGCGGGAAGCTGGCGGGGCTCATCGGCATGCGGGACACGGCCGCGAAGGGTTACCAGGACGCGCTCGACAGCCTGGCCGGTGCGATGGTCGACGCCGTCAACACCCTGCACGCCTCCGGCTTCGACGGTTACCGCAACGCGGGGGGGACCTTCTTCGATCCCCTCGGCGCCACGGGGGCGCGCGACATGCGGGTGTCGGCCGCCGTCCTGGGCGACCCGAACCGGATCGCCGCGTCGGCGACCGTGCAAGCCGATGGGGACAACGCCCGGGCGATCGCCGGCATCCGGGACTCCATCCTCATGGGCGGCGTGGCCACCCTGGGGGAATTCTACGCCTCGCTGGTGGGGCAGATCGGCCGCGACGCGACAGAAGCCGCCCGGCGGGAGGCGCACGAGACGGGCGTGATGACCCAGATGGAGAACGCCTGGGAGCAGACCTCGGGCGTTTCCATCGACGAGGAGATGATGAGCCTCATCAAGTATCAAATGAGCTATCAGGCGGCGGCCCGTCTTGCCAAGGCCGCGGACGAGATCCTCCAGTCGCTCCTGGAGATGACGTAA
- a CDS encoding flagellin: MAINDISLTSGMRNNLVSLQGTVELLNRTQERLATGKRVNSPLDNATNYFVAKSHMDRATDLSVRKDGMSEAIQTVKAANAGIQAITDLIASAKGIAQSALSAGTAERSVLAAQYDQIRTQIDQLAEDSGYKGTNLLDSGDLTVQFNEDGTNSLTISGFDASTASLGIDAAVGNWADVNDISGTGGAIADLDAALNTLRAQAKNLSSNLNIITTRSSFTQGMINVLTEGATNLTAADTNEEGANMLMLQVRQSLGTTALSLSAQAAQSVLRLF, from the coding sequence ATGGCTATCAATGACATCTCTTTGACCTCCGGAATGCGGAACAACCTCGTCAGCCTGCAGGGCACCGTCGAGCTTCTCAACCGCACCCAGGAACGTCTCGCCACCGGCAAGCGGGTGAACAGCCCCCTGGACAACGCGACCAACTACTTCGTGGCCAAGTCCCACATGGACCGCGCCACGGACCTCAGCGTCCGCAAGGACGGCATGAGCGAGGCCATCCAGACGGTCAAGGCGGCCAACGCGGGCATCCAGGCCATCACGGACCTGATCGCGAGCGCCAAGGGTATCGCCCAGTCGGCCCTCTCGGCGGGGACGGCGGAGCGCTCCGTTCTGGCGGCCCAGTACGACCAGATCCGGACACAGATCGACCAGCTTGCCGAGGACTCCGGCTACAAGGGCACGAACCTCCTGGATTCGGGCGATCTCACGGTCCAGTTCAACGAGGACGGCACCAACTCGCTGACCATCTCCGGCTTCGACGCCTCGACGGCCAGCCTCGGGATCGATGCCGCCGTCGGCAACTGGGCGGACGTCAACGACATCAGCGGCACGGGCGGCGCCATCGCGGATCTCGACGCGGCGCTCAACACGCTGCGGGCACAGGCCAAGAACCTGTCGTCGAACCTCAACATCATCACGACGCGAAGCTCGTTCACGCAGGGGATGATCAACGTCCTCACGGAGGGCGCCACCAACCTCACGGCGGCCGACACGAACGAGGAGGGAGCCAACATGCTCATGCTCCAGGTCCGGCAGTCCCTGGGCACGACGGCCCTCAGCCTCTCGGCCCAGGCGGCGCAGTCGGTCCTGAGGTTGTTTTAG
- a CDS encoding flagellar protein FlbT, with protein sequence MALRIELKPRERFILGGAVIQNGDSRSEWILENNVPILRGKNIMSLEKADTPCKRVYFLIQLMYVEGGNLEGHQETYWTLVRDIVRAAPSLLDLVDAINEHIVGGRYYEALKLTRKLITEEERLIQHANAGTGLPEHP encoded by the coding sequence ATGGCCCTGAGAATCGAGCTGAAACCGCGCGAGCGGTTCATCCTGGGGGGAGCCGTCATCCAGAACGGCGATAGCCGCTCGGAGTGGATCCTGGAGAACAACGTCCCGATTCTCCGCGGGAAAAACATCATGAGCCTCGAGAAGGCCGACACCCCGTGCAAGCGGGTCTACTTCCTGATCCAGCTCATGTACGTGGAGGGGGGCAATCTCGAGGGGCACCAGGAAACATACTGGACCCTGGTCCGCGACATCGTCCGGGCGGCGCCCAGCCTGCTCGATCTCGTCGACGCCATCAACGAACACATCGTGGGGGGCCGATACTACGAGGCCCTCAAGCTGACGCGGAAACTCATCACCGAAGAGGAGAGGTTGATTCAACATGCAAACGCAGGTACAGGCCTACCGGAACACCCATAA
- the flaF gene encoding flagellar biosynthesis regulator FlaF: MQTQVQAYRNTHKMVMSDREVEAAVLTKAALMLRDCQENWTRGGSNGMLDEALRYNQLVWSIFQAEITRKDHPMPVDLRQKILTLSRFIDRRIFEVMAYPNAGKLDAIININLNLAAGLRGSPEGDLED; the protein is encoded by the coding sequence ATGCAAACGCAGGTACAGGCCTACCGGAACACCCATAAGATGGTCATGTCGGACCGGGAAGTGGAGGCAGCGGTCCTCACGAAGGCGGCCCTCATGCTCCGCGACTGCCAGGAGAACTGGACCCGCGGCGGCAGCAACGGCATGCTCGACGAGGCGCTGCGCTACAACCAGCTCGTCTGGAGCATCTTCCAGGCGGAGATCACCCGGAAGGACCACCCGATGCCCGTGGACCTGCGGCAGAAGATCCTGACACTCAGCCGCTTCATCGACCGGCGCATCTTCGAGGTCATGGCCTACCCGAATGCGGGCAAGCTCGACGCCATCATCAACATCAACCTCAACCTCGCCGCCGGGCTGAGAGGGTCTCCCGAAGGGGATCTGGAGGACTGA